Proteins from a genomic interval of Eschrichtius robustus isolate mEscRob2 chromosome 9, mEscRob2.pri, whole genome shotgun sequence:
- the LOC137769353 gene encoding transmembrane protein 230-like codes for MVPTLTNVSAGIPSSKVKYSKLSSTDDGHITCQKETLPAEFKKSPTNIPYKAIACASLQFLTGVFLIITGCLLLAGYSSKVGANRAFPVLTVGVLVFLPRFYHPIIAYRAYRGCQGYSYRDFPDCDD; via the exons atggtgcccactctcaccaacgTGTCTGCTGGGATCCCCAGCAGCAAAGTGAAATACTCAAAGCTCTCCAGCACTGATGATGGACACATTACCTGTCAGAAGGAAACTTTACCTGCCGAA TTCAAGAAAAGCCCTACTAACATTCCTTATAAGGCCATTGCCTGCGCCTCCTTACAGTTTTTGACTGGTGTTTTTCTCATTATTACGGGCTGCCTCCTGCTGGCAGGCTACAGCAGCAAAGTTGGCGCCAACCGAGCCTTTCCAGTTCTGACTGTTGGCGTCCTGGTGTTCCTCCCCAGATTTTACCACCCGATCATCGCATACAGAGCATACCGAGGCTGCCAGGGCTACTCCTACCGTGATTTTCCGGACTGTGATGACTAG